Part of the Cyanobacterium stanieri LEGE 03274 genome is shown below.
GGAGATGGGTAAGGGCGATCGCACCAGGGTAATATATAAATTGGAACAACAAGAATTAAAGTTATTATATCTTTCCCCTGAAACCCTTCTTAGCCCCGTGGTATGGCAAATTATCAGCCGTGAGGATTTCTTGATTAACGGTTTAGTTATTGATGAAGCCCATTGTGTGGTGCAATGGGGCAAAACTTTTCGCCCTAGTTATACTCGTTTGGGGGCAATTCGCCCTAGTTTATTACAAGTAAAGCATAATCACCCCCTAATGGCGATCGCCTGTTTTACCGCCACAGCATCCCTTACTACCCAAAAAATAATCTGCGACACCATAGGTTTAAATAATCCTCAAAAATTTATCATCAGCCCATACCGTCAAAATATACAACTAAAAATTAAACAAATTTGGACTCCAAGGGCAAGAAAAAAACAATTAATTAACTTTTTAAATAATACAAAAAGACAGAGTGGTTTAATCTATATTAGAACGAGAAAAGAAGCTGAAAATATTTCTAATTATCTTAATCAAAATGGTTATGTAAATAAATCATATCATGGGGGCTTACCTAGTATTAAAAGAAGACAAATAGAACAAGATTGGTTAGAAGAAAAAATTAAATTTGTAGTTTGTACCAATGCTTTTGGTATGGGAATTAATAAACAAAATTTACGATGGATAATCCATTATCAAGTCCCCTTATTACTATCGGATTATCTTCAAGAAATAGGTAGAGGTGGACGAGATGGTAAGCTAAGTCAAGCCCTTAGTATAATCAGTGAATCTACAGGTATATTTGATAATACGGATAAAAAAACACGCTCTTTTTTTATGGCTCAAACTCTCCAATATTATCAAGAAACACAAAACTTATTACCAAATTTTTCTCGTCAATCTACTAATTTTGTCTCCAAAGAAAATGAGTTATATTTAGGTATATTAACCACAGCAAAACAACTAAATTGGTTAAATCCTTTTCAGTTTCAGTTAAAATTAAATCAACCTCAAAAAAAAATTAATGAAATGATTAAATATGAAAAACAATTAATCATACAAATGGAACAATATTTAACCACTAAATCTTGTCGTTGGAGTTTTTTAATGGGGGCTTTTAACCATCAAATTAATTCTTCTTTTCGTTGTGGAGTTTGTGACAATTGTACTAAAAATTAGGGCTTAATATGATTAAGGGATAGAATAAAGAAAAGTAAACATAAATAGGTTTTATCCAGCGCACCTTAAATCATAATTTCATTTGTAAAGCCTGTCTTAATTCATCTAAATGAAGAGGTTTGGTAAGATAATCATTCATTCCCGCTTGAAGACAAATATTTTTATCACCTTCCATGGCATTAGCCGTCATAGCAATAATATGAGGTTGACGGATGTTATGTTTGCGAATCCATCGGGTAACCTCTAAACCATCCATTTCTGGCATTTGTATATCCATAAAAATAATGTCATAATCAACATTTTTTACCGCTTCAATGACTTCTAAACCATTGACAACTGTGTCGCATTTATATCCTAATTTTTTGAGACTTAAAATAGCTACTTTTTGATTAACTTTATTATCTTCAGCCAATAGTATTTTATATTGTTTGTTATTAGCTAATCCGTTTTTTTCTACATCCGTATCAAGAGTTGTTATTATTCCACTAGATACAGGTAAAATGACCGTAAAATAAAAGGTAGAACCTATCTTTTCTTCACTCTCAAACCACATTTCACCGCCCATCATTTCAGCTAATCGCTTACTAATTACTAAGCCTAATCCTGTGCCACCATAATGACGACTAATGGAATTATCTATCTGAGAAAAAGGTTTAAATAATTTATTTTGTCTATTTTTAGGAATACCTATTCCCGTATCTTTGATACTAAATTTAAGACGACATTTTTTATCCCTAACCATACTATTACTGAGGGTAACTTTTACCGAACCTTCCTTGGTAAATTTGATAGCATTACTAATTAAGTTTAATAAAATTTGTCTAAGTCTAGTTACATCTCCTCGAAAATATTCACAATTTAAAAATTGATGATGATAAATTAATTGAATGTTTTTAGCACTAGCTTGAAACTTCATTAAATCAATAATACTTTTGATAGAATCTAATAAATTAAATGATTCATTTTCTAACTCTAATTTCCCTGATTCTATTTTAGAAAAATCCAGAATATCATTGATAATAACTAATAAACTTTCTCCACTGTGGCGAATGATTTTTACAAAGTCTTCCTGTTGAGAATTTAAAGGAGTATCCGCCAATAAATTTGTCATCCCTATTACCCCATTCATGGGAGTGCGAATTTCATGACTCATCATGGCTAAAAATTCACTTTTGGCACGGTTTGCCGAATCAGCTTCCTTCCTTGCTTGGGATAATTCATGATTTTTGAAAGCTAGTTGATTTAGTCGTTGTTTTTCCTGTTTTAAGAGGTTTGATTGTGCGATCGCAATTCCTAACTGAGCGGCCACGGATTCAATTAAATCAACCTCTTGGGGCGTCCATTCATGGAAATAATCACAATGATGAAGGATAATCACACCATTAATTTTACCCTGATAAAAAGTACCAATAGTTAAAATAGACTTAAGATGAATGGTACGACAGTAACCAATTATCGAAGCAAAAGCACTATCCTTATAAATATTATTAGAGGCGATCGCCCCTTCTTGATATAAAATCTTATTAAGATGAACATTCCCTTGAATCGGCACAGGAAAAGCCATAATCGAAGGATAATCACCCTTAGAATATTCTGCCCTCAAAGGCATAGAAAAAAAAGGCTCAAACAAACAATCATGAATCAAACAACGATTCACCCCAAAAGCCAAACCAATCTCCTGCGCCGCCGTCGCAAAAATATCATCAGGATTAAGAGTGCGACGAATCTTATCCGTAATACTACCTAACAACAAACTCTTATCCAACTCATCCTTTAACTGCTTCTCCGCCCTTTGTCTTTCCGTAATATCAGAAAGAATAGCCACAAAAACCCTCCTCTTACCCTCATCCACCAATTGTAGATGTACCTCCACAGGATATAAACTATTATCACGGCGACGATGAATAGTCTTAAAAACTAAAATCTTTTCTTCCCCCATCAACAAAGGATGTATTAACCCTTGAAAACTATCCCTATCATACTCAGGCTTAATATCTATGGGAGTCATCTTTTGCAACTCCTCCAAACCATAACCAATATTATTTAAAGCCCCCTGATTCACATACTCAAACAAAAGAGTATCCGCACTAAAAACATAAATTTCATTTAAACTCACCTCCAAATAATGGGCTAACCTTCTCCTCTCCGCCTCCAAAACCGTCTTCTCCGTCACATCCCTTAAAATCACCGTAGAAATAACATCTTCATCCGTAACTAACCGAGAAATAGAAGCCTCAATGGGAAATTCCTCCCCCCCCTTTCTTCTTGCCAAAACAAACCTTTTATCATCACCCATACCACCACAAGAATTTATCTCCCCCCGAGTCTCCAAATTTTTCCCATGACGACGATACCCCACAACAAACCTATCAGGTAACAAAATATCCAACGGTTTACCCAAAACCTCCTCAGGAGTATAACCAAAAATTTGACTTGCCCCCTGATTAAACATAATGATTTTTTGCTCATCATTAATCGAAATAATCCCATCTTGGGCAACATCCAAAATACCAGCCAAAGTTGACTTTGTTTTTTCCAACTCCCTCTGTATTTCATTGGATTTAACCAACTCCTCCTGATATTGCCCATTAAGATTAGTTAACTCCAAGGTGCGCCTAGCCACCTTTTTTTCTAACTCTAAACTATTATCCTTCAACTGATTTAATAAACTTGCCTGTTGAATACCAATAGACAATTGAATCGCCAACTTTTCTAAAAACTCAACCTCCTCAGCTTTCCAAGGGCGAATTTCCTCACAACTATGGGCAATTAATAATCCCCACAAACATTGATTCACCTCCAAACCAATGGCTAAACTACTGCGAATACCAAAACTAACCAACAAATCCCGATAACATTCCCTTAAATCACCACCATCAACATCCCCAATGATTTTAGTAGCAAAAGACTTTCCCGAATTTAACCATAAATCCTTAAAACAATTATCCTCAATTACCCTATCCTTCAAAGAATACTGAGAATCAACAATAGATTCAATCACAAAAAGACTTTTCCCATCCTCCGCCATCCGAAGAATAACCACCCTTTCCACCGATAACAAATTTCTCACCTCATCCACTGCCCCCCGTAAAATCCTATTTAAATCCAAAGATGAGCGAATGCGCAACGATATATCCAGTAATAACCTCTCCCTTTTTTCCGCCTCCTGTAAACTTTCCTGTTGTTGTTTAATTAGTTGCTGTAACAACTCCGTATTTTTACTTTCTAACAACTCCACCTGCTTTTCAAGCACAATGATTACATCTTGTAACTCACGGGGATCAATTCCCTCTAATACGCTACTTTGGGTAATAATACCCTGAAGATAACCTTGACTATCAACCACCACCAGACGGCGAAAACCTTTCCTTTCCATCAATTTATGGGCATCCCAAAGGGAAGAAGTCGCCCGAATCACCCGCAAAGGTTGAGTCATTACCTGTTGCGCCTCCAACTCATCCATATTCAACCTTAAGGCTTGATACCTAACAATATCCTTTTCCGTAATAATCCCGCAGGGTTTAGCCTTATCCCCTTTCTCCTCATCCACCACCACCACACAACTAATACGATTATTGGCCATTAAACGCACCAAATCAATCAGCTTTTGCCCTCGAGAAGCACAAACTATATTACCCCTCATTACTTCTTCTACATGACGATGCTTCAAAAGATCAAGGGGTTGTAAAGTAGCCCGAATGGTTTCGGGAGTCACAATACCCACCACCCTCGATTTTTTATCTACCAAGGGTAAATGTCTAATTCGATGTGTCTTTAAAATATCTACTAATTCTAAAACGCTTCCTACCTTATCTTCCTCAAAAGTAATTACATCCCTTGTCATAATTTGTGCCGCTACAATATTTTCTAAGGAAGAATTTTGAGCCGAAATTTTAACAATATCCCTTTCGGTAATTAAACCAACTAAACGTTCATTATTAACTACTAATGCACAACTAAAATGCCTATTTTTGTGAATGTATCTTGAATTTTTATTCTCTATTAAATTTTCTGATTTTATTTGACTAAGTTGTTCAACAACATCCAATAAGCTAGTATCTAGTTTTACTGTAATATAGTTATTACTTAAGACTTTATTTTTCATTACTTGAGGGCGATTATCAGTGGACATTATTTACGGATTGATAATGGTTAGTGGCGAAAAAAAATAAACATTAGAAAATTATAAAAAATATTGTCATTGTTTGTGGTTGATAACTTCGTCAATTTATTGTATTAACTATCTTATACTAAATAAAATTTTATCTTAATTATTATGGCTGTTGGCATTTGGATTTTAGGTGATCAATTAAATAAAAATAATTCTGCATTATTAAGTCGTTTACAACAAAAAAAAGATACCTACATACTTTTTATAGAGTCTTTTAATCTAGGCTCTTTACAGACTTATCATTGCCAAAAATTGGTTTTAATTTGGTCGGCTATGCGTCATTTTGCCCAAGAATTAAAGGAAGATGATTGGCAAGTGTCTTATGTCATTAATGACAATTTTCAGCAATCTTTCATAAATTGGATAAAAAATTATCAAATTACAGAATTACGCTTGATGAGTCCTAGTGACGATCGCACCGTACTTTTTAATCAAATTAATTCATCTAATAACCATGATAGATCTTTTTTTAGCTTCCTCAAAGAAATAGATATAAATTGTCATATCAAACTTTTTCCGAATAGCAATTTTTTGTGGCAAAAAGAAGAATTTAAACAATGGGCGAAAAAAAGAAAAAAGTTGATTTTAGAAGACTTTTACCGAGAAAGTCGCCAACGATTTAACATCCTACTAACGGAAGACAATAAACCCATCGGTGGAAAATGGAATTTAGATAAAGAAAACCGTCAACCACCAAAAAAAAATCTGCAAACTCCTGTTACCCTATTTTTTAAACCCGATAAAATAACCTTAGAAGTCATTGAAAAAGTAAAAAAAATCAATGATAAAACCTATGGGAAAATAGATAATTTTCAGTGGGCAGTAAAAAGAGAAGAAGCCTTAAAAGTATTAAATCAGTTTGTACAATATAGATTGAATTTTTTTGGTAAATATCAAGATGCCATGATAACAGAAGAAAAATTTATGTGGCATAGTTTAATTTCTCCTTATTTAAATATTGGCTTATTACAACCTTTAGAGGTAATAAAAACTGTAGAAAATGCTTACTATCAAGGAGATTATCCCCTCAATTCCGTAGAAGGATTCATCAGACAAATACTAGGATGGCGAGAATATATGTATAGTTTATATCACTATGTTGATGATAGTTATTTTAGTAGTAATTGGTTTGATCATCAAAACCCTATTCCTGACTTTTTTTGGGATAGTAACAAAACTGATATGAATTGTTTACATCAAGTGTTAAAACAGACGGAAAATACTGGGTATGCCCATCATATTCAACGATTAATGATTTTAAGTAATTATGGTTTGGTGGCTGGTATTTCTCCTCAAGAGTTAAAAAAATGGTTTCATGCGGTTTTTATTGATGCCTATGACTGGGTAATGCAAACTAACGTATTGGGCATGGGGCAGTTTGCTGATGGGGGGATTTTAGCATCAAAACCCTATGCCTCTTCGGCTAATTACATTAATAAAATGAGTGATTATTGTAAGGGATGTTGTTATAATCCTAAGGAAAAGTTCACAGAAAATGCTTGTCCTTTTAATTATTTATATTGGAATTTTTTGGCTAGACATGAGGAAAAGTTACGCACTCAAGGGCGGATGAATTTGGTTTTAAAACATTTGGAAAAAATGTCAGAAAAAGATTTAGAAACTATTAATTTTTTAGCACAAAAAAGAATTAATAATGATGAACATTAAATTAATTTACTATCATTCACCATATAATAATTTGGCGTTTGTGAATTAAGATATGATTTTTAGTGGAGTTTGGCCATAGGAAATGGGTAATAGTAATACTATACATTTACTGCAATTCAATAATGCTTCATACTCAAAATCAGTAATGCCAATAATTTTTGTTGCTTATATGAAATAGAAAAAAGATTGCTATAAATATAATTAACTTCAGTATTTCCCGCCTTGTAATTCATTACAAGGCTACGGATTTTTCGTTCAATAAATTGAACTTTTATGTTTGGAAATAAATGGATTCAGCACCCATAAATCTATACAAGGAATGGTCAAGGGTTTTAACCTAAATTGAGGTTAATTAGGCTGGGATTTTATTTGAGAGGTTTTATTTGTCGTAAACATTTAAGTATTTCATATTACTTGTTTAAAAGCCTTACAAAATAAGCATTATGATATTTTATAACGCTTCATTCTAATTTTGATTAACTATAGAAAAACGACTTAAATCAGGATAAAGATTGGCAATACCTTCGGGGGTAGCAGGGCAAATTCCCCTATCGGTAATTAAACCAGTAATTAGACGGGCAGGGGTAACATCAAAACCATAGTTAACCGCAGGGCTATTTTCAGGGGTTAATAATACCTCGGTAATTTCTCCATCTTTTAATCCTTTAATATATTTTACTTCCCTTGCGTCTCGCTGTTCGATGGGAATTTGTTTTACACCGTCGCTGATTGTCCAATCAAAGGCGGAATAAGTAAGGGCAACGTAAAAAGGGATGTTATTATCCTTGGCGGCTAATGCTTTGAGATAAGTGCCGATTTTATTGGCTACATCTCCAGTATAGCTGGTGCGATCGCTCCCTACAATAACTATATCCACCATACCATGTTGCATGAGATGACCACCCACATTATCAGGGATGACGGTATGGGGGACCCCCTGTTGCCCCAATTCCCACGCTGTCAGTCTTGCCCCTTGGTTACGGGGGCGGGTTTCATCCACCCACACATGGACTTTTAAACCCCGACGATGGGCTTGATAAATGGGAGATGTTGCCGTGCCATTATCCACACAACCAAGCCATCCTGCATTACAGTGGGTAAGAATATTAACCGTGTCGCCCTGTTTTTTGTCACTGATAGCCTTGATTAACTCGAAACCATGTTCACCGATACTCTTACATAATTGTACATCCTCAAGGGCGATCGCCCCTGCCACTTCCAAAGTTTTTGCAATGATTGCGTCTATGTCATTGCCCAAGGGTGCAACGGCTTCTAACTGACGATTTACCGCCCATTCCAAATTTACCGCCGTCGGTCGAGTAGCGCACAATTTCGCCCCCATTGCCCTCAAAAACCCTTGCACCTCAAATTTATCCTGAGCCTTGGCTTCAAGGGAGGCTAAGTACATTCCATACCCCGCAGAAGCACCGATTACCCCTGCTCCCCTAACGTGCATTTCCTTAAGGGCGATCGCCACATCATCCACCGTCCTTAAATCCTCAATGACAAACCGATGGGGTAAATGTCGTTGATCAATTATTTGTATTACCGTAGGTTCATCAGCCTTTAACCAAATAGTACGAAAAGCCTTCCCATTAACATCCATATAACAACTTCCCCATCATGGTCAAAAAAAGCATCCTATCATGACAAGAGGCAATAGGCAATAGGGTGAGAAATAATACTATGCAGACAATCAAACAATGTACAATGGACAATTAGGAGTTAATTAAGTTTCCCTCGGTTTTTTACTGATAAATCTTCCATTATCAACTATCAATTATCCATTATCAATTAATATGAAACCTGCCCGTATTAGTAAGATACTACCCCAATCCATTGCCGAAGAAATCGGCTTTGAAATAGGAGATTCTATCGTTAGCATTAACGGAATGCAACCTAGAGACTTAATCGATTATCAATTTCTCTGTAGCGATGAATACCTCGAACTAGAAGTTATCGACAAATACGGCAAAAATCACCTAGTAGAAATCGAAAAAGACTACGACGAAAACCTAGGCTTAGAATTTGAAGATGCCCTCTTTGATGGGCTAATTCAGTGTAACAACAAATGTCCCTTTTGCTTCATTGACCAACAACCCGACGGCAAAAGAGAAAGCCTCTACCTAAAAGACGATGATTATCGCCTCAGTTTCCTCTATGGTAGTTATCTCACCCTCACCAACCTAACCACTAGAGAATGGAATCGCATCGAACAAATGCGCCTCTCCCCCCTTTATGTTTCCGTCCACGCCACCGAGGCAGATGTTAGAATTAGACTACTAAAAAATCAACGGGCAGGGGAAATCAAGCAAAATTTAGCATGGTTTCAAGAAAAACGTTTACAAGTCCATGCCCAAGTGGTAGTATGCCCCAATATTAATGATGGTAAACACCTAGAAACCACCCTCAACGATTTATTTTCCTTCCACCAAGGGGAAATTCCTGCGGTAATTAGTGCCGCCGTTGTGCCAGTGGGTTTAACCAAATTTCGTCCCCAAGAAGATGAATTGATTCCCGTCAGCCGAGAAAAAGCCAAGGAAGTTATTAAACAAGTCCAAGCCTTACAAGAAAAATTTAGGGAAAAATGTGGCTCTACTTTTGCTTGGTTAGCCGATGAATGGTTTTTAATTGCCCAAGAAGATTTACCCCCAGAGTCTCACTACGAAGATTATCCCCAAATTGGTAATGGTGTAGGCTCAATTCGACAGTTTTTAAAGGAATTTACCACCATTGCTGATGAAAATTTACCCGCCCAAATAGCCCAACCACAAGAATATACTTGGATTGTGGGTAATGCGGTGGAAACAGCCTTTCAACCCCTCGTGGCAAGGTTAAACCAAGTAGAAAATCTCAATGTTAATTTAGTGGCTTTAAATAGTGACTATTGGGGGCAAGAAATCACCGTCACGGGTTTAATTACGGGGCAAGATTTACTGGCGAAATTACCCGATAAGAAGTTAACTAAAAAGATTCTTTTACCTTCGGTGATGCTAAAACATGATGAGGCGAAATTTTTAGATGATGTTACCATCGCACAGTTAGAAGAAAAGCTCAATGTGGAAGTCATTCCCGTTAATGGTATCAAGGAGTTAATGGAGGTAGTTTCTTTATCGTAGGTTTTAGGGGGCAGGTGACAGGTGGCGGGTTAATTTTTTCCATGGGAAGGTTTAAGAAAAATATTTAATTGTTAATTGTCCATTGTCCATTGTTAATTAGAATCGTCCCGTTTTTGGAAGAAAATGTTAGATTTTGGATAGAGGAAATTAAGCACAGTAACTATTCCATGAATCTAAGTTTACAATACCCCATTTTTGGTCCCCATATTCAATGTCCCCATTGTCGTCAACAAATTGAAGCCTTAACCTTAACAGATAGCTATTTATGTCCCCGCCATGGTGCTTTTGAAGCAAATCCTGACACAAAAGTATTAGTTCATTTACAATCAGGACGCCATTGGCGATGGTGGGAGGAAAAGTGGTATCGTCAACATACCCATCCTGATGGTATT
Proteins encoded:
- a CDS encoding TIGR03279 family radical SAM protein produces the protein MKPARISKILPQSIAEEIGFEIGDSIVSINGMQPRDLIDYQFLCSDEYLELEVIDKYGKNHLVEIEKDYDENLGLEFEDALFDGLIQCNNKCPFCFIDQQPDGKRESLYLKDDDYRLSFLYGSYLTLTNLTTREWNRIEQMRLSPLYVSVHATEADVRIRLLKNQRAGEIKQNLAWFQEKRLQVHAQVVVCPNINDGKHLETTLNDLFSFHQGEIPAVISAAVVPVGLTKFRPQEDELIPVSREKAKEVIKQVQALQEKFREKCGSTFAWLADEWFLIAQEDLPPESHYEDYPQIGNGVGSIRQFLKEFTTIADENLPAQIAQPQEYTWIVGNAVETAFQPLVARLNQVENLNVNLVALNSDYWGQEITVTGLITGQDLLAKLPDKKLTKKILLPSVMLKHDEAKFLDDVTIAQLEEKLNVEVIPVNGIKELMEVVSLS
- a CDS encoding RecQ family ATP-dependent DNA helicase, with the protein product MMDRGGDWLRGELNNIWGYDDFRYPQRQVIESFLAKRDCLVVMPTGAGKSICFQLPALVSEGLTLVVSPLIALMENQVGELKHKGWAVDFLHGEMGKGDRTRVIYKLEQQELKLLYLSPETLLSPVVWQIISREDFLINGLVIDEAHCVVQWGKTFRPSYTRLGAIRPSLLQVKHNHPLMAIACFTATASLTTQKIICDTIGLNNPQKFIISPYRQNIQLKIKQIWTPRARKKQLINFLNNTKRQSGLIYIRTRKEAENISNYLNQNGYVNKSYHGGLPSIKRRQIEQDWLEEKIKFVVCTNAFGMGINKQNLRWIIHYQVPLLLSDYLQEIGRGGRDGKLSQALSIISESTGIFDNTDKKTRSFFMAQTLQYYQETQNLLPNFSRQSTNFVSKENELYLGILTTAKQLNWLNPFQFQLKLNQPQKKINEMIKYEKQLIIQMEQYLTTKSCRWSFLMGAFNHQINSSFRCGVCDNCTKN
- the mtnA gene encoding S-methyl-5-thioribose-1-phosphate isomerase, encoding MDVNGKAFRTIWLKADEPTVIQIIDQRHLPHRFVIEDLRTVDDVAIALKEMHVRGAGVIGASAGYGMYLASLEAKAQDKFEVQGFLRAMGAKLCATRPTAVNLEWAVNRQLEAVAPLGNDIDAIIAKTLEVAGAIALEDVQLCKSIGEHGFELIKAISDKKQGDTVNILTHCNAGWLGCVDNGTATSPIYQAHRRGLKVHVWVDETRPRNQGARLTAWELGQQGVPHTVIPDNVGGHLMQHGMVDIVIVGSDRTSYTGDVANKIGTYLKALAAKDNNIPFYVALTYSAFDWTISDGVKQIPIEQRDAREVKYIKGLKDGEITEVLLTPENSPAVNYGFDVTPARLITGLITDRGICPATPEGIANLYPDLSRFSIVNQN
- a CDS encoding cryptochrome/photolyase family protein, yielding MAVGIWILGDQLNKNNSALLSRLQQKKDTYILFIESFNLGSLQTYHCQKLVLIWSAMRHFAQELKEDDWQVSYVINDNFQQSFINWIKNYQITELRLMSPSDDRTVLFNQINSSNNHDRSFFSFLKEIDINCHIKLFPNSNFLWQKEEFKQWAKKRKKLILEDFYRESRQRFNILLTEDNKPIGGKWNLDKENRQPPKKNLQTPVTLFFKPDKITLEVIEKVKKINDKTYGKIDNFQWAVKREEALKVLNQFVQYRLNFFGKYQDAMITEEKFMWHSLISPYLNIGLLQPLEVIKTVENAYYQGDYPLNSVEGFIRQILGWREYMYSLYHYVDDSYFSSNWFDHQNPIPDFFWDSNKTDMNCLHQVLKQTENTGYAHHIQRLMILSNYGLVAGISPQELKKWFHAVFIDAYDWVMQTNVLGMGQFADGGILASKPYASSANYINKMSDYCKGCCYNPKEKFTENACPFNYLYWNFLARHEEKLRTQGRMNLVLKHLEKMSEKDLETINFLAQKRINNDEH
- a CDS encoding CBS domain-containing protein, producing MSTDNRPQVMKNKVLSNNYITVKLDTSLLDVVEQLSQIKSENLIENKNSRYIHKNRHFSCALVVNNERLVGLITERDIVKISAQNSSLENIVAAQIMTRDVITFEEDKVGSVLELVDILKTHRIRHLPLVDKKSRVVGIVTPETIRATLQPLDLLKHRHVEEVMRGNIVCASRGQKLIDLVRLMANNRISCVVVVDEEKGDKAKPCGIITEKDIVRYQALRLNMDELEAQQVMTQPLRVIRATSSLWDAHKLMERKGFRRLVVVDSQGYLQGIITQSSVLEGIDPRELQDVIIVLEKQVELLESKNTELLQQLIKQQQESLQEAEKRERLLLDISLRIRSSLDLNRILRGAVDEVRNLLSVERVVILRMAEDGKSLFVIESIVDSQYSLKDRVIEDNCFKDLWLNSGKSFATKIIGDVDGGDLRECYRDLLVSFGIRSSLAIGLEVNQCLWGLLIAHSCEEIRPWKAEEVEFLEKLAIQLSIGIQQASLLNQLKDNSLELEKKVARRTLELTNLNGQYQEELVKSNEIQRELEKTKSTLAGILDVAQDGIISINDEQKIIMFNQGASQIFGYTPEEVLGKPLDILLPDRFVVGYRRHGKNLETRGEINSCGGMGDDKRFVLARRKGGEEFPIEASISRLVTDEDVISTVILRDVTEKTVLEAERRRLAHYLEVSLNEIYVFSADTLLFEYVNQGALNNIGYGLEELQKMTPIDIKPEYDRDSFQGLIHPLLMGEEKILVFKTIHRRRDNSLYPVEVHLQLVDEGKRRVFVAILSDITERQRAEKQLKDELDKSLLLGSITDKIRRTLNPDDIFATAAQEIGLAFGVNRCLIHDCLFEPFFSMPLRAEYSKGDYPSIMAFPVPIQGNVHLNKILYQEGAIASNNIYKDSAFASIIGYCRTIHLKSILTIGTFYQGKINGVIILHHCDYFHEWTPQEVDLIESVAAQLGIAIAQSNLLKQEKQRLNQLAFKNHELSQARKEADSANRAKSEFLAMMSHEIRTPMNGVIGMTNLLADTPLNSQQEDFVKIIRHSGESLLVIINDILDFSKIESGKLELENESFNLLDSIKSIIDLMKFQASAKNIQLIYHHQFLNCEYFRGDVTRLRQILLNLISNAIKFTKEGSVKVTLSNSMVRDKKCRLKFSIKDTGIGIPKNRQNKLFKPFSQIDNSISRHYGGTGLGLVISKRLAEMMGGEMWFESEEKIGSTFYFTVILPVSSGIITTLDTDVEKNGLANNKQYKILLAEDNKVNQKVAILSLKKLGYKCDTVVNGLEVIEAVKNVDYDIIFMDIQMPEMDGLEVTRWIRKHNIRQPHIIAMTANAMEGDKNICLQAGMNDYLTKPLHLDELRQALQMKL